Proteins from one Triticum aestivum cultivar Chinese Spring chromosome 7A, IWGSC CS RefSeq v2.1, whole genome shotgun sequence genomic window:
- the LOC123147593 gene encoding uncharacterized protein: protein MACWRKKVVFRARRAWAAVSGRLLRGSKSGSGGILKLHEDVQTCGYQDVQVMFDMLTSELEAAHARNRKQPPSPLPAAWSSRLSLSSSA from the exons ATGGCGTGTTGGCGGAAGAAGGTCGTGTTCCGGGCGCGCCGTGCGTGGGCCGCcgtctccggccgcctcctccgcgGCAGCAAGTCCG GCAGCGGCGGGATACTGAAGCTCCACGAGGACGTGCAGACCTGCGGGTACCAGGACGTGCAGGTCATGTTCGACATGCTCACCTCTGAGCTGGAGGCGGCGCACGCCCGCAACCGCAAGCAGCCTCCATCGCCCCTGCCGGCGGCATGGTCCAGCCGCTTGTCGTTGTCCTCCTCCGCCTGA